The Methanomassiliicoccales archaeon DNA segment TTTTGTGCGATGTTCCACGTATGCCTCCATCTTTTTGCCTTCAACGATGGCTTCGAGCGTCAGCTCTTTCTTAGATTTCTTATTACTGGCATTCATTTCGTGACGAAACTTTATATTATTTGCTATATAAGTAATATTCTAACAGGGTTTTTGAACCAGTTACGTTCTAGATATCGCACATTTTTCAACCAAGCCCTTTTCCGCTCTGCACATAAATCTCTTGAGAAAGCACTGAAAGAGCAAACCCAATCCTCAGAGGTTTAGATCTTACAGCAATAGAATTCTATAATATTCGAGCAGATGGTATCTATTACGATTTGAGATTTTTTCTTTCTTTGACTTTGTAAAGACTTATTTCTTGTAAAGTTCAAATATCGAAATACAGTAATTTTACCCGATCGGTAGCCTAAAAAAGTATTAATGAAACAGTGTGTGTCATATTAGTAAAATGCACGAAGTCTCGGTAATGTCGAGCATCATTCGATGTGTTCTTGAAGAACTGAATCATTATCGTGTAAAAAGAGTTAAAGAGCTCAACATGGTTGTTGGTGAATTGACATTTCTAGGCGAGGATCAACTTCGTTTCGCATATGAAATCTTGACGAAGGGAACGTTGTTGGAAGGAGCGGAATTGATCATTGAAAAAGAAGAAGTCATCATTCGTTGTCCCGCCTGCGGTTTTGAAGGACCTGCAAATCGCATGACTGATGAATCCTTTCATTTCATGACGCCAGTTTTAGCGTGCCCAATATGTAATAATCATGCGGAAATCGTTAAGGGAAAAAGTTGTAGCGTCACATCCATTCGGGTGGAGGAGTATTGATGTTCAGATACAGAGACAGGGAGCTCGCGAAGCAAATAATCAGGAAAATTGCAGATCTAAAAGTTGAGGCAATGTTCATGCACGTTTGTGGTACTCACCAGGATACCCTGGTTCGTTATGGCCTTCAATCTTTGCTGGAAGAGGTCGGGATCGAAATAAGGCAGGGACCAGGTTGCCCTGTCTGCGTGACTACAGCACGTGAAATAGAGGAGGCCATGACGATTGCAAAGGCGGGAATTACACTCGCTGTCTTTGGCGATATCCTAGCCGTTCCAACTCCGAACGGATCTCTAGCAGATCTGAGGGCAGAGGGATGCGACATCAGAGTTGTTTATTCAATCGATGAGGCAGTGAAGATCGCCACCACAGGAAAGGAAGTGGTTTTCATGGCGATAGGTTTTGAAACGACCGCTCCAACGACGGCGTCAACAATATTTTCACAGCCACCACTGAACTTTTCTATTCTAAGTTCGCACAGATTGATCCCCCCTGCCCTCAGGACGATTCTTGATATGGGTGAAATCAGGGTAAGTGGACTGATTCAGCCTGGTCATGTCAGCGCTATAATAGGTCTCAAGCAGTATGAGGACATAGCAAGACTATACAAGATCCCACAGGTCGTTGCTGGATTTGAACCTCTCGATTTACTGGTGGGCATCTACATGCTTGCGAAACAGGTCAAAGAAGGAACTTCAGCTGTAGAGAATGAATACTCTCGTGTTGTCCGACCTCAGGGCAACCAGAAGGCTCTCTCGCTTATTTCTGAGGTTTTCAAGACAGTTGATCGAGAATGGCGGGGATTCCCGATCATTTCCGAGAGTGCTCTTGAATTAAAGGATAAGTACGATGACTACAACGCTCGCAAAAAATATGAAAACATACTTGCGAATGTATCAACCGAAGAATTCATACTAGGATGCAGATGTGGAGAGGTTCTTCGCGGTCTGATGAAATCAAAAGAATGTCCTCTCTTTGGTAAGCAATGCACTCCAAAAAATCCATTGGGACCATGTATGGTGAGCAGGGAAGGTAGTTGTAATATCACATATCGGTATAGCCAGCAGGATTAAGGAAATCAGATTGTAGTTCTCTTGTTTAATCAATCGCAATCGATTCTCATTCAAATCTTGTCTTTAAGTGAGTTTCACTGTGACCATCTTGATTGACACGGCAGATGACCAGACGAGCAGGCAAATGACCGCAACCGCTTCCGCCAATGGTATGCTTGTTAAGAAAACAAATACCAGTGAAATTGTTATCGCGATAAGTGTGAGCATTGAATAAAGTCTGCCGAAAATCGCGGATTTATGAAGCGGTTTAATTAGGATTGCCAATGCCAGAAGTGCCAAGCCAAAAAACCCATAACTCGCAATGGTGTGATAAATACCTGTGGTTATTGGGAATATGCCAACCCCTAGCAATGAGATAGCAGCGAAGAAGAAAACGTCTGTGCCTAACTTGCCCAATTTATCATTTTCGAATGAGATTCTCAGAGCAAAAACGAAGAGTATACTCAACAAAGCCTCGATAATCACACCACTGTTAAACAGATCACGGCCTGGACGATCGCCGCCCAGTTCGCTTAGAGTCTGTTCGCCAAGCACCCAATTCGAATCTACATAGGCTGCACTTATCCACATAATCGAAAACACGAGGGCACCAATT contains these protein-coding regions:
- the hypA gene encoding hydrogenase maturation nickel metallochaperone HypA — translated: MHEVSVMSSIIRCVLEELNHYRVKRVKELNMVVGELTFLGEDQLRFAYEILTKGTLLEGAELIIEKEEVIIRCPACGFEGPANRMTDESFHFMTPVLACPICNNHAEIVKGKSCSVTSIRVEEY
- the hypD gene encoding hydrogenase formation protein HypD, whose translation is MFRYRDRELAKQIIRKIADLKVEAMFMHVCGTHQDTLVRYGLQSLLEEVGIEIRQGPGCPVCVTTAREIEEAMTIAKAGITLAVFGDILAVPTPNGSLADLRAEGCDIRVVYSIDEAVKIATTGKEVVFMAIGFETTAPTTASTIFSQPPLNFSILSSHRLIPPALRTILDMGEIRVSGLIQPGHVSAIIGLKQYEDIARLYKIPQVVAGFEPLDLLVGIYMLAKQVKEGTSAVENEYSRVVRPQGNQKALSLISEVFKTVDREWRGFPIISESALELKDKYDDYNARKKYENILANVSTEEFILGCRCGEVLRGLMKSKECPLFGKQCTPKNPLGPCMVSREGSCNITYRYSQQD
- a CDS encoding DUF998 domain-containing protein gives rise to the protein MPIKKLLLRIGAFCGLIGALVFSIMWISAAYVDSNWVLGEQTLSELGGDRPGRDLFNSGVIIEALLSILFVFALRISFENDKLGKLGTDVFFFAAISLLGVGIFPITTGIYHTIASYGFFGLALLALAILIKPLHKSAIFGRLYSMLTLIAITISLVFVFLTSIPLAEAVAVICLLVWSSAVSIKMVTVKLT